In Molothrus ater isolate BHLD 08-10-18 breed brown headed cowbird chromosome 20, BPBGC_Mater_1.1, whole genome shotgun sequence, the following are encoded in one genomic region:
- the PRPF4 gene encoding LOW QUALITY PROTEIN: U4/U6 small nuclear ribonucleoprotein Prp4 (The sequence of the model RefSeq protein was modified relative to this genomic sequence to represent the inferred CDS: inserted 1 base in 1 codon), translating into MATARAPAARGGARPPEPPKAKAAEEAEAPPAKRAPIFYGSLEEKERERLAKGEAGLLGKEGMKAAMEAGNINISSGEVFDLEDHMSERQAEVLAEFERRKRARQINVSTDDCEVKACLRALGEPITLFGEGPAERRERLRNILSVVGTDALKKTRKDDDRSKKSKEEYQQTWYHEGPRSLKTARLWLANYSLPRAAKRLEEARLLKEIPEATRTSQRQELHKSLRSLNNFCSQIGDDRPLSYCHFSPNSKLLATACWSGLCKLWSVPDCNLVHTLRGHSTNVGAIVFHPKATVSLDKKDVSLASCAADGSVKLWNLESDEPVADIEGHSMRVARVMWHPSGRFLGTTCYDHSWRLWDLEAQEEILHQEGHSKGVYDIAFHTDGSLAGTGGLDAFGRVWDLRTGRCIMFLEGHLKEIYGINFSPNGYHVATGSGDNTCKVWDLRQRKCIYTXPAHQNLVTGVRFEPNHGNFLLTGAYDNTAKIWTHPGWSPLKTLAGHEGKVMGLDISLDGQLIATCSYDRTFKLWTAE; encoded by the exons ATGGCCACCGCACGGGCACCGGCGGCtcgcggcggggcccggcccccCGAG ccccccaagGCCAAGGCTGCCGAGGAGGCCGAGGCTCCCCCGGCCAAGCGGGCTCCCATCTTCTACGGgagcctggaggagaaggagcgAGAGCGCCTGGCCAAGGGCGAGGCCGGGCTGCTGGGCAAGGAGGGCATGAAGGCAGCCATGGAGGCTGGCAACATCAACATCAGCAGTG gggAGGTGTTTGACCTCGAGGACCACATGAGCGAGCGGCAGGCCGAGGTGCTGGCGGAGTTCGAGCGCCGCAAGCGCGCGCGGCAGATCAACGTGTCCACGGACGACTGCGAGGTCAAGGCCTGCCTGAGGGCCCTGGGAGAGCCCATCACGCTCTTTGGAGAGGGCCCTGCGGAGCGCAGGGAGAG GCTAAGGAACATCCTCTCGGTGGTTGGCACAGACGCGTTAAAGAAGACCAGGAAAGATGATGACAGGTCCAAAAAGTCCAAAGAAGAG TATCAGCAAACCTGGTACCACGAGGGCCCACGCAGTCTGAAaacagccaggctgtggctggCCAACTACTCCCTCCCCAG GGCAGCAAagaggctggaggaggctcGGCTGCTCAAGGAGATCCCTGAGGCCACCAGGACAtcccagaggcaggagctgcacaaatCCCTGCGG TCCTTGAATAACTTCTGCAGCCAGATTGGGGACGATCGCCCGCTGTCCTACTGCCACTTCAGCCCCAACTCCAAACTGCTGGCCACAGCCTGCTG GAGTGGGCTGTGCAAGCTCTGGTCTGTGCCTGACTGCAACCTGGTTCACACCTTACGAG gaCACAGCACCAACGTGGGGGCCATCGTGTTCCACCCCAAGGCCACGGTGTCCCTGGACAAGAAGGACGTGAGCCTGGCCTCGTGTGCAGCTGATGGCTCTGTCAAACTCTGGAACCTGGAAAG tGATGAGCCGGTGGCAGACATCGAGGGACACAGCATGAGAGTGGCCCGTGTGATGTGGCACCCCTCAGGGAGGTTCCTGGGCACCACCTG CTACGACCACTCGTGGCGCCTGTGGGACCTGGAGGCGCAGGAGGAGATCCTGCACCAGGAGGGGCACAGCAAGGGCGTCTACGACATCGCCTTCCACACCGACGGCTCCCTGGCTGGCACCGG AGGCCTGGATGCCTTTGGCCGGGTGTGGGACCTGCGCACAGGCCGCTGTATCATGTTCCTGGAAGGGCACCTGAAGGAGATCTACGGGATCAACTTCTCCCCAAACGG GTACCACGTGGCCACGGGCAGCGGGGACAACACGTGCAAGGTGTGGGACCTGCGGCAGAGGAAGTGCATCTACA ATCCTGCCCACCAGAACCTGGTCACCGGCGTCAGGTTTGAAC CCAACCACGGGAATTTCCTGCTCACGGGCGCCTACGACAACACGGCCAAGATCTGGACCCACCCTGGCTGGTCCCCCCTGAAGACACTGGCAGGGCATGAGGGGAAGGTGATGGGCCTGGACATCTCCCTGGATGGGCAGCTCATTGCCACCTGCTCCTACGACAGAACCTTCAAGCTCTGGACAGCTGAGTAG
- the CDC26 gene encoding anaphase-promoting complex subunit CDC26 — MLRRKPTRLELKLDDIEEFESVRKELESRRKQRDEAEAAAGGGEEAAAIGALGTEHKSREQLINDRIGYKPQPKAGGRTAHFGTFEF, encoded by the exons ATGCTCCGTCGGAAGCCGACGCGGCTGGAGCTGAAGCTGGACGACATCGAGGAGTTCGAGAGCGTCcggaaggagctggag AGCCGCAGGAAGCAGCGCGACgaggcggaggcggcggcggggggcggcgaGGAGGCGGCGGCGATCGGAGCGCTGGGCACGGAGCACAAGAGCCGCGAGCAGCTCATCAATGACCGCATCGGGTACAAGCCGCAGCCCAAGGCCGGCGGCCGCACCGCGCACTTCGGCACCTTCGAGTTCTGa
- the WDR31 gene encoding WD repeat-containing protein 31, with protein sequence MGKLQSKISFHTTKYRAEGSVGQTGPAGASRQHSPAHTDAVTSVAALKPDLCVSGGRDKSVAVSSWRSGAALRRFTGHEREVTKVTSALDSNRVFSASRDKTVMMWELHGTSGPSQHFPGHDLVVTGLAVSPDASQLCTGSRDNTVCKWDTETGECLGRAAISRNLVTHLCWVPGEPYVIQTSEDKTTRVWDSRELQVAHTFPAKQHIQTCCDVSQDGRYCLSSSSGSAGHGAEATLWDLRQTRGRVCEYKGHFQTTTSCVFLPRGPTLAPSIATSSSDSTVKVWDQGTAACLATLCLEGSGPLASLAACDSCTLLCASSNSGIHVLRVRGGAELALEEVAAF encoded by the exons ATGGGGAAACTGCAGAGTAAAATCAGCTTCCACACCACCAAATACAG GGCCGAGGGCTCCGTGGGACAGACGGGACCCGCTGGTGCCTCCcggcagcacagccctgctcacactGATGCTGTCACCTCTGTGGCTGCCCTCAAACCAGACCTGTGTGTGTCAGGAGGAAGGGATAAG agtgTGGCTGTGTCCAGCTGGAGGTCTGGGGCTGCCCTGCGCCGCTTCACCGGCCACGAGCGCGAGGTCACCAAG GTCACCTCAGCCCTTGACTCCAACAGAGTCTTCAGCGCATCCCGGGACAAGACAGTGATGATGTGGGAGCTTCACGGGACGTCAGGGCCAAGCCAGCACTTCCCAGGACATGACCTGGTTGTTACTGGACTGGCTGTGAGCCCAG ACGCCTCCCAGCTGTGCACGGGCTCCCGGGACAACACCGTGTGCAAGTGGGACACCGAGACCGGGGAGTGTCTGGGCAGAGCTGCAATCTCCAGGAACCTG GTCACACACCTGTGCTGGGTTCCTGGGGAGCCTTATGTCATCCAGACCTCAGAGGATAAAACCACCAG ggtgtgGGACAgccgggagctgcaggtggcGCACACGTTCCCAGCCAAGCAGCACATCCAGACGTGCTGCGACGTGAGCCAGGACGGGCGGtactgcctcagcagcagcagcggctcCGCCGGCCACGGCGCCGAGGCCACC ctctgggacctGAGGCAGACCAGGGGCCGAGTGTGTGAGTACAAAGGGCATTTCCAGACCACCACCTCCTGTGTCTTCCTGCCCCGGGGCCCCACGCTCGCCCCCAGCATTGCCACATCCTCCAGCGACAGCACAGTGAAGGTCTGGGACCAAGGCACTGCAG CCTGCCTGGCCACGCTGTGCCTCGAGGGCTCGGGCCCGCTGGCCTCGCTGGCCGCCTGCGACAGCTGCACCCTGCTCTGCGCCAGCTCCAACTCCGGCATCCACGTGCTCCGTGTGAGGGGCGGAGCGGAGCTGGCcctggaggaggtggcagcGTTCTGA